GAACTGCGTGGCCACGCCGGTCTGCCCGGCCGCCACCTCGAGGGGCTACCCAATTTACACGAAGACGCGGGGAGCGGAGAGGGGGCGATTTAATTTAGCGGTGTTCCTCGGCGGCTGCAACCTCGACTGCTTCTTCTGCCAGAACATAGACCACAAGCGCGCGGTCTCGATCAAGCCCTCCTCCAGGGTTTGCCGAGAGATGCGCGTCGAGGAGCTGATAGAGGAGAGCTCGAGCGACAAGATAACGTGCGTGTGCTTCTTCGGAGGAGACCCAACGCCTCACGTCCCGATTCTCCTGCGCTACTGCGCCGAGGTCTCGAGGCTCGCTAAAGAGAGCGGAGCGGTCAAGAGGATATGCTGGGAGACGAACGGCCTCATGGCCCCCAATCTCATGAGGGTCGCCGCTCGCTTCTCCCTCGAGAGCGGGGGCATAGTCAAGATAGACTGGAAAGCCTGGACCCCCTCGGTCTACGAGGCTCTCACGGGAGTCGATGGCGAGAGAGCGCTTGAGAGGCTGCGCGAGAACGCGAGGCTGGTAGCCGAGATGGCCGCGAGCAGGCCCGAGCCCCCTCTGCTAGTGATCAGCGTGCTCCTCGTCCCAGGCTACGTGGGGCCGCGAGAGGTGGGGGCGATAGCGAGCTTCGCCGCCTCGCTGCCCGCCAAGATCCCCATGGTGCTACTGGCTTTCTACCCTCAGCATCTGATGTGGGACCTGCCGACGACCAGCAAAGATCACGTGGAGAAGGCGGTGGAGGCCGCCAAGAGGGTCGGAGCGGAGGAAGTATACGTGGGGAACGCGTGGTTGGTGCGCCCCGGATACTTAGTCGAGGAGTTCGAGCCGCCAGCCCAGCCTTCGCTCAGTACCACTCGAGCCGCCCAATGAGGAAGGCATGTATATGGGCCGCGACCTCTCTGCCCTCTCTCATCGCCCTACCTACGTTACTGGCCCCCACTCTGACGTCGCCGGCCGCGAAGACCCCTCTCCTCGTCGTCCTATAGAGGTGGTCGGTGGCTATCCTCCCATCTCTTTCGATCCTCACCCCCGCCTCCTCGAGCCCGGGCGGAGGAGTGGCGACGACGCCGGTCGCCAGCAGCACGGTTCTCGCCTCAATGTCGACCGGCCTGCTCTCGTCGACGAAGAAGGCCGACCTCCCCTTGCCGTTCGGCGGGCTCAGCCTCACCTCGTTGCACCTGACGGCCTCGACCCTGCCGCTCGGCCCGGCTATCACCTCGCTGGGGGCTAAGAGTTCGAGGAACTCGACCCCGCGCCTCTCGAGCTCTAGAGCCCATCTGTGGCCCATCGGGGCCTCCCACTTGGTTCTCCTATAAACTATCTTGGTCTTCATGCCGAGCTCCACGCCCGCTAGGAGAGCCGCGTCGAGTGCGGTGAAGCCCGCTCCGATTATCACCACCGGGTCCGCTAGCTCGTCGAGAGGCCTCTTGTAGCGTATAGGCTCGTAGCCCATCTCGAGCCTGATGTAGTCTGAGAGCCACTCGAGGGCTCCGAGCACTCCGGGGAGGGTCTCGCCGCGGATCCCCGGGCTCTTGGTCCTCCACGACCCGCTCGCCACGAGCACCGCATCGCTCTTCTCGATCAGCTCCTCGAACCTCACGTCTCTCCCGACGAAGGTCCTCAGCACGAACTCCACTCTGCCCGTCTCTTTCAGCCTAGCCACGCCTCTCCTAACTCTATCCTTGGGAAATCTCGAGCTCGGGATGGCGAAAATCATCATGCCGCCGGGCTCGGGATTGGAGTCGTACACCACTACTCTGTGACCCAGGCACGCGAGTTGACCGGCCGCGGTCAACCCGGCAGGCCCCGCCCCGACTATTGACACGGTCTTGCCGGTCGGGGGCGGCAGCTCCGTGCACGTCAAGAACTCCAAAAGCCTTCGAGCCTCCGGCAGCCCTCGAGCTCACCGCGCGCCCTCGAGCTTGAAGCCCTCTCTCCTCAAATACGCGAGGACTCCCTCGGGGAGTCTAACTCTGATGGTCGAGCCGGGGTTGCGCGGTAGATAGAAGGCTTTTGGGAATCTGGGGCCTTCGATTATAGCTCCCACTACCTCGCCGCTCGCGTCTCTCACCATCGTTATTTTGTAACCGTGCTTTATAACGGGCTCGTCCCGCTTTATCGCGATAGCGGGGCCCACTTCTTCTCCCGAAGAATATGATCGCGAGCGCGAAATAAATACCGCGCGAGCCTCGAGCGAGAGCGCTAGATGCCTCTCCTTCTGCCTCGGAGCAGGAAGTGAATGGGTCTGCCCAGCGCCAGCTGGCCGGCCTCGCGTAGGGCTTCGACCATCGTTGGGTGAGGCGCCACCGAGTCGGCTAAGCTGTTTAGGTCGAGGCCCGAGTCTATCGCAAGCGAGGCCGCGTAGATGATCTCGCCCGCGCCCGGCCCTATCGCATGAGCCCCCGTCAGCCTGAGAGTCAAGGGGTCGTAGACGAGCTTGAGGAATCCTTCTCCTCCGCTCTCAACGATAGCCCTCCCCAGCGAGCCGAACCTGAAGATGATGGATCGCCCCTCGCTAGCTCCCACGCTAGCGACCTCGGGGATCGAGAAGACGACGAAGGGCACGCTCTTGGAGAATTCAACCGTCTCCCCGCACATGTTCCTAGCAGCGACGATGCTCTGAGCGTAGGCCTTGTGAGCCAGCATCGGGTGTCCCACGACGTCACCGACGGCGTAGATCTTAGGGTTCGAGGTCCTCATCGTGGAGCTCACTTTCACGAACCCTCTTTCGTCCAGCTCGACGCCGCACTCCTCGAGCCCAATCCCGCGAGAAGAGGGCGCCCTCCCGGTGGCCACCACGGCAACGTCGGCCCTCGCGCGCTCCCCTCCCTCGAGGATCACCTCGACGGAGTCCTTAGACCTCTCGAGCCCGATCGTGGACGATGAGAGCCTTACGTTGATTCCCCTCTTGGAGAGGGCCTTGGCGAGATACGACGCGACGTCGGCGTCCACGCCCGGGAGGAGGCGGGGCGCGGCCTCGATGAGGGTGACCCTTGAACCGAGACTGGCCAAGATCGAGGCGAGCTCCACGCCGACTGCTCCTCCGCCGATCACGGCCACGCTCTCCGGGAGATCCCTCAGCTCCAGCAAGCCCCTCGAGTCTAGCACTCTCGTCCCGTCGGGCTCGAGGCCTTTGGGAAACGAGGGCTCGCTCCCCGTCGCGACGAGAACAGCTCTCTCCGCCTCGAGCACCACGATTTCTCCTCTCGAAGAGACCTCGACCTCGTCGCCCGGGGGCCTCAGCCGGCCCCGCCCCCAATAGATCTTCACGCCGTAGCCCTCGAGCAGCGTCTCGATTCCTTCGGAGATCCTCCCCCTGATCTCGTCGACCCAAGCCATCAGCTTCGCGAAGCTCTCGAGCCTGCAGCTGAGGCCCGGCGTAGAGGAGCCCTCGGCGAGGATCCTCGCGGCTCTCGCGAGAGCCTTCGTTGGTATGCAGCCGTAGTTCGCGCACTCCCCGCCCAGCCTGCGAGCCTCTACTAGGGCGACCGAGTGCCCTCTCCTCGCCAGCTCTATCGCGGCGGGGTAGCCCCCCAGACCTCCTCCGATCACCACGAAGTCGTAGCGAGGCACGAGGCTCTTCCCTCGCTGCTGTGCGAGAGAGCGGGAAATAAGCGGGCCCTCGGTCTGAGAATAAGCCTGGACGATCGCGTTGGGCTTAACGGAGGAGATTGTCGAGAGGGCCGCGGAGCTCTCGAGAGACTCTCAAAGCCTCGTTGCGTGGCTCGACCGATTCGCCGAGCGAGCGGCGACCCGAGGCAAGATCGTCGACGTCTCCCTCGAGGACTGGAGCTACATGTTCGTCGGAGACGTCCATGGCGATCTGGACTCGCTGATCCGCGCCCTCCGAGAGGCGGAGGCAAGGGGCTATCCCCACTCGCTCAGGCTTGTCTTCCTCGGCGACTACGTGGATAGAGGGCCCCATCAGATCGAGGCGGTGACGGTCGTCCTGCTCCTGCTCTCGTCTTACCCGGACAGCACGATAGCTCTGCGGGGGAACCACGAGCCTCCTCTCCACTTAGTGCCCCACCCGCACGATCTCCCCGTGCACTTGGCTAGGAGGCTCGGGCGCGTCGACGGCAGCAGGGTCTACTCGAGGCTCCTGAAGATCTTCGAGCTGCTCCCTCTGGCCGCGCTGGGCGACTGGGGCAGACTCGTCGCCCTCCACGGGGGTCTCCCGACACGAGGCTGGGACGTCGAGGGGCTCGGGCTGAGAGAATACTTGGGAGGAGAATCGGAGAGTTGGGTCGACGCCTACACGGAGATCCTCTGGAACGACCCGATCGAGAGCGACGTAGTCAGACTCGAGTCCCCCCGCGGCGTCGGGTATCTATGGGGCAGACCGGTCACGGAGGCGGCCAAGAGAAGAGGCGTCGAGCTCGTCGTGAGGGGGCACGAGCCCTGCGAGAAGGGCTATAAGCTAAACCATGGAGAGGCCGTTCTCACGCTCTTTAGCAGAAAGGGGCCTCCCTATTTCAACGAGAGAGCGTGCGTCTACTACGTCGAGAAACCAGAAAGGGGGCTCAAGTTCGACGGTTCGGGCCTCATATGTTGGTGAGCTCGAGGAGCTCGTCTATGAGCTTCAGCCCCGAGCCCGTGATCACGACGAGGGGCTCGTCCACGGCCTCCTCGGCCGACAGCTTCTCTAGAGCCGCGAGGGCAGCCGCCGACGTCGGCTCCGCCACGACGCCATAATCCCTTAGGCGAGCCGCGGCTCTCCTTATTTCCTCGTTCGTAGCGACCACCACGGTCCCTCTCGTGGCTCTCACCGCCTCTACCATCGCCCTCAGCCTGGGAGGCCTCTCTAGAGTCAGCCCGTCGGCCAGAGTGCTATCCTCGCGCGAGGAGGGCTTCTCGCCCCAGAAGGCCTCGTAGAGCGGTGGCACGGCTGAGCTCTGAACTGCGATGAGCCTAGGTAGCTCGTCTATGTAGCCCCACTCGCGCAGCTCTCGGAAACCCTTGTAGAGTCCCAGGAGCCCGGTCCCGCTCGAGACCGGGACGAAGACGTGGCTCGGGGATCCGCTCAGCTGTAGGAAGATCTCGTAGGCCAGAGTTTTCATCCCCTCTACGTGGTGAGGCATCGTCGTGTGCGGCAGATAGATCGCCCCTCTGCCCCTGGAGAGCTCTATGGCCAACGCTCTGGCGCTCTCTCTGCTCTCGGCCAGAGCCACCTCGGCCCCGCACAGCTCGACGAGCTTGAGCTTGCCCCTAGGCGCGGTTCTGGGCGTCACTATCAGGGCCTTGAGGCCGTGCGCTCTCGCGTAGCAAGCCAGCGACGCTCCGGCGTTGCCGGACGAGTCCTCGCAGACGACCCCGATCCCCCTCGCCAGCGCGGAGGCCAGAGCCACGGGAGTTCCTCGATCCTTGAACGAGCCCGTTGGATTTGCCGACTCGAGCTTGAGTAGAACTCTGGCTCCTCTCAGCCTGACCTCCCTCAGAGGCGTAGCGCCCTCCCCCAACGTCGGCTCGGGGCCCAGCTTGGGGAGCTGACGCGAGAAACACCAGACTCCTCTCCTGCATCTCACGAGCTCGGCCGGCTCCGGGAGCTCGGGGTCGACGTCGTACTCCAGCTCGAGCAGGGAGCCGCAGCGTGGGCACGAGAGGAGAGCGGGGTCCTCGGGCCCGCTCCAGCCGCAAGCCTGACATCTATATTTTGCCGCGTTCATAGAGTCCACAAAAAATCGCTTGGATCAGGCCGAAAAAATCTCGAGCACGAGGCCCGGAGCCTTGAGGGTCCTGATGGTCTACGACGTGGCCAGGTGGGAGGAGAAGGACATACGCAAGAAGTGCTCCGAGGAGGGATTGGAGCTCTCTCTCCTGGCGCTCCCCCTGGAACCGATCGAGCTCGGTCGACGAGTAGAAGCCGACGTCGCTCTCCAGAGGTGCGTGTCGTTCAACAGAGCTCTCTCCTCGACTCTGGCTCTCGAAGCCTCGGGCATGAGGGTCGTGAACTCTTCGAGCGCCTTGGCCGCGGCCGAGGACAAGGCCTGGGCTCACTCACTCGCCGCTCGAGCCGGCATAAGGGTGCCGAGGGCCTTCATAGCCTACGATTATAGGTCGGCGCTCAGAGCGGCCGATGCTCTGGGCTACCCGATCGTCGTGAAGCCCCTGCGCGGGAGCTGGGGCAGGCTCGTGCACATGGCGAGGGACCCCGAGGAGCTGAGGAGCATAGTCGAGCACAGACTGCTCATGGGAGAGCACTACAAGGCCATGTACGTGCAGGAGTTCATAGCGAAGCCGGGACGCGACATAAGGACGTTCTGCTTGGGGGGCAGAGTCGTTGCTGGCATCTACAGAGTGAGCGATCACTGGGTCACGAATACAGCCAGAGGGGGGAAGGCTGTTCCCCTGACCGCCGACCCGGAGCTCGAAGACCTAACAGTGAAAGCGTGCGAGGCCCTGGGCGTCGAGTTCGGTGGGGTGGACTTCGTCGAGGACCCGGCGAGAGGCTACATGTTGCTCGAGGTCAACGGGGTCCCCGAGTACAGAAACACCGTGAGAGTGACCGGCGTCGACGTGTCGAGGGAGCTGGCTAGATTCTTGAAGGAGAAGATCAAGAGGTGAGGCTCTCGTCTCATCAGCCCAGTTTCTCCGCTCTGCTCGGGCGATAGCTCGAGAGCAAGTAAGAGACCGCTCTTAGGTAGACCTCGACAGCCAGGGCGAGCTCGTCGACCGAGACTTTCTCTAGGCTCGTGTGAGCGAGAGAGGGGTCGCCCGGTCCGTAGGCGGCTATGCTCTCGGTCAGCGGGCCGAGGACGTTGAAGTCGCTGGTCCCAGCCTTTAGGGCGTAAGCGGGCTTGAGTCCCAGCTCCAGCAGAGCTCTCCCCAGGCTTCTCGGCACCGGATCCTGAGGTCTCACGGAGAAGGGACGCTCCATCGAGATGAGCCCCGAGCGGCAGTCTCTCTCCAGCGTGCTCTCGATTCTCGCGACCGCCTCCTCGACCGAGAAGCCGGGCGGAACGCGTAAGTCGACGACGCACTCCGCGGTCTCGGGCAGAGCCCTCGGGTCGCTCCCCGCCACTAGCACGGTCACGGCCGCAGTCACCTCTCTCGCGCTCCGCCCGCTCAGCTCCCGCAGCCTGAGGACGAAGGCCAGGAGCTTATCGAGAGCGGAGTCTCCCGCCCATGGTGAGGCCGGGTGCCCGCCCGCTCCCTCACAGAAGACTCGCAGCTTAGCTCCTCCTCTGTAGCCTATCGCCACCCTCGTCGCCCCCGTGGGCTCTCCTATCACGACGAAGGGCGGAACCCTCCTCCTCTCGGCGAGGCTCCTCGCTCCTCTGCTCTCGCCCTCCTCGTCAACGAGAGCTGCGACAGCTACAGGGAGAGCGGGGTCGCGCTCTGCGAGGAGGGCCAGAGCGGTCAACATCGAGGCGAGGGGGCCCTTCGCGTCGACGGCGCCCCTGCCCGATACTTCTCCGCCCTCCTCTCTGGGCTCGACAAAGCCCTCGATCGTGTCTATGTGTCCGGCGAGAAGCACGGAGGCTCTCCTCTCCGCCAGCGGAGGCGCGGCGAGCCCGTTACCCGCCTCGTCCACCCAAGCGTCGAGGCCCAGCCCTCTGGCCAGGTCCACGAAGACCGAGACGGCCTCGGCCTCGTGGCCCGTGGGGCTGTAGACCGATAGGAGCTCGACCAAGATCTTAGCAGCCGTGCTCCGCGCAAACGCACTCCGCGATTTTGTCGACAACCTCGTCCACCGTCTCGGCGTCGATCGTGTAGGGCGGCAGCAGCCTGAGCACCGAGGCTCCGGCTCTGAGGCTCAGCACTCCCCTCTCTTGGAGACACCTCATGACCTTGGCCGGCGGATACCTCAGCTCGACTCCCACCATTAGCCCTCTACCTCTCAGCCCCCTCACCGGACCGAGCCCCCGCACTCTGGACTCGAGCCTCGACCAGAGCCTCCCCGATACGGATGAGACCTTCTCGGGGACCGACTCCTCCAGGTAAACCTCAACGCTGGCCTTGACGGCGGCGAGAGCCATGGGGTTGGAGGCGTAGGTTGAGCCGTGCCTACCGTCGAGTAGCGAGGAAGCGACGTCCTCTCTCGTGAAGACCAGCGAGACAGGGAATCCTCCTCCTATCGCCTTCCCCGCCAGGACCACGTCGGGTTTGAGCCCGAGCTCCTCGTGGACCCAATTGACTCCTGCTCTCCCGAAGCCGCACTGAATCTCGTCGACGATGAGGAGGGCCCCCGTTTCTCTGGCCATTTCTTCGATGCTCTTGAGGAATGGTCTACTGCCCACGCTTAGACCTCCTTCGCCTTGGATCGGCTCTACGATCACGGCGGCGGCGTCCCTGGGGAAGACGTCTCGGATCTCCTCCGGGCTCGAGTTGTACTTGATGAAGGTCACGTCCTCGAGCGTGGGGAAGCCCGCTCTATATTTCGGCTCCCACGTCACGCTCAGGGCTCCGAGCGTTCTACCGTGGAAGGAGCCCGTGAAGGCCACGAGCCTCCTCCTGCCAGTAAAGGCCCACGCCATTTTGAGCGCCACCTCGACCGCCTCGGCCCCGCTGTTCTGGAAGATGACGCAGTTAGACGAGCGAGGGGCTATCTTATCGAGCACCTCGATCGTCTCGTCCTCGATGGGAGCTTTGAACGAGGGGCTGACCGTCATAATCTGACTCATTTGTTGAGCCAGAGCCCTCACCACCTTGGGATTGCTGTGGCCGAGGAAGGCCACGCCGTGCCCGGTGTGAGCGTCGACGTATCTCCTACCGTCTTTGTCCCAGACGTAGTGCAAGTAGCCTCGGACGAGCTCGAGGCCCCTATACTCGTAGAACCTGAAGACCTTGAGCATTCCGCCGCCCTCGAGAGTCGAGGACTCTGCGCTCGATGAGTCTTAAATTAATTGCTCAACTCAGATCCTCAACGATGATACGGAGCTTCAGGCTTCCCTCCACCTGCTCCTGTACGTGGCCGCGGCCGCCAGAAGAGCCGCCTCGACGAGTGCCACGAGCCAGGCCGCCGCCTCGCCGACGGGAAGCTCCTCCGGCCTCACCAGGCCGACCTCGACGTGTATCAGAGCGGCTGCGTTGCTCGTTGGGACGAGGAGCGAGGCTAGACGCAGAGCCCAGGGCAGGCGATCGATCGGGTAATATACGGGCGGCAGTATGGTCAGAGTGAACGTCAGTATCCCCAAGAGGGGCCAAACGAATCTCTCCTCTCTCACGAACGTGGCCAGGGTGAAGCCGAGGCAGGCCAGCGATGCCGTGGCCAACAACGTCGCGAACAGGACGCTCGGCGCGCTCTCGAGCCCGACGAGCTCTCTACTCACCATGAGCGCCCCGAATATGGCGAAGCCCGGGATCGCGAAGAGGAGGGAGCTCAGAACCAGGCCGGCCACGTAAGATAGAGGCCGCATGGGGCTGGCCACTAGCATGTCCTGGAGCTTAACGGTGTTCTTGTAGAAGACGGCGTCTCCCATGATGCCGAGGCCGTTGGAGGCGGCGGTCATCAAAAGCCCTCCGATGAGGGCGTAGTTCAGCGCCTCCTCCACCGCGAAGATCTTAATCATCATGAGGA
The Fervidicoccaceae archaeon genome window above contains:
- a CDS encoding radical SAM protein — its product is MGVCLSCGKLSRLVSSSVGACYACLVSRPGEALSAAARSRERWRESAGLPPTPPRNRGGPRCAVCVNECSIPEGGLGFCGVWAKRGGALEPRAGRGALVAYTYLDPLPTNCVATPVCPAATSRGYPIYTKTRGAERGRFNLAVFLGGCNLDCFFCQNIDHKRAVSIKPSSRVCREMRVEELIEESSSDKITCVCFFGGDPTPHVPILLRYCAEVSRLAKESGAVKRICWETNGLMAPNLMRVAARFSLESGGIVKIDWKAWTPSVYEALTGVDGERALERLRENARLVAEMAASRPEPPLLVISVLLVPGYVGPREVGAIASFAASLPAKIPMVLLAFYPQHLMWDLPTTSKDHVEKAVEAAKRVGAEEVYVGNAWLVRPGYLVEEFEPPAQPSLSTTRAAQ
- a CDS encoding FAD-dependent oxidoreductase — protein: MEFLTCTELPPPTGKTVSIVGAGPAGLTAAGQLACLGHRVVVYDSNPEPGGMMIFAIPSSRFPKDRVRRGVARLKETGRVEFVLRTFVGRDVRFEELIEKSDAVLVASGSWRTKSPGIRGETLPGVLGALEWLSDYIRLEMGYEPIRYKRPLDELADPVVIIGAGFTALDAALLAGVELGMKTKIVYRRTKWEAPMGHRWALELERRGVEFLELLAPSEVIAGPSGRVEAVRCNEVRLSPPNGKGRSAFFVDESRPVDIEARTVLLATGVVATPPPGLEEAGVRIERDGRIATDHLYRTTRRGVFAAGDVRVGASNVGRAMREGREVAAHIHAFLIGRLEWY
- a CDS encoding NAD(P)/FAD-dependent oxidoreductase — translated: MPRYDFVVIGGGLGGYPAAIELARRGHSVALVEARRLGGECANYGCIPTKALARAARILAEGSSTPGLSCRLESFAKLMAWVDEIRGRISEGIETLLEGYGVKIYWGRGRLRPPGDEVEVSSRGEIVVLEAERAVLVATGSEPSFPKGLEPDGTRVLDSRGLLELRDLPESVAVIGGGAVGVELASILASLGSRVTLIEAAPRLLPGVDADVASYLAKALSKRGINVRLSSSTIGLERSKDSVEVILEGGERARADVAVVATGRAPSSRGIGLEECGVELDERGFVKVSSTMRTSNPKIYAVGDVVGHPMLAHKAYAQSIVAARNMCGETVEFSKSVPFVVFSIPEVASVGASEGRSIIFRFGSLGRAIVESGGEGFLKLVYDPLTLRLTGAHAIGPGAGEIIYAASLAIDSGLDLNSLADSVAPHPTMVEALREAGQLALGRPIHFLLRGRRRGI
- a CDS encoding metallophosphoesterase family protein yields the protein MGLTEEIVERAAELSRDSQSLVAWLDRFAERAATRGKIVDVSLEDWSYMFVGDVHGDLDSLIRALREAEARGYPHSLRLVFLGDYVDRGPHQIEAVTVVLLLLSSYPDSTIALRGNHEPPLHLVPHPHDLPVHLARRLGRVDGSRVYSRLLKIFELLPLAALGDWGRLVALHGGLPTRGWDVEGLGLREYLGGESESWVDAYTEILWNDPIESDVVRLESPRGVGYLWGRPVTEAAKRRGVELVVRGHEPCEKGYKLNHGEAVLTLFSRKGPPYFNERACVYYVEKPERGLKFDGSGLICW
- a CDS encoding pyridoxal-phosphate dependent enzyme; its protein translation is MNAAKYRCQACGWSGPEDPALLSCPRCGSLLELEYDVDPELPEPAELVRCRRGVWCFSRQLPKLGPEPTLGEGATPLREVRLRGARVLLKLESANPTGSFKDRGTPVALASALARGIGVVCEDSSGNAGASLACYARAHGLKALIVTPRTAPRGKLKLVELCGAEVALAESRESARALAIELSRGRGAIYLPHTTMPHHVEGMKTLAYEIFLQLSGSPSHVFVPVSSGTGLLGLYKGFRELREWGYIDELPRLIAVQSSAVPPLYEAFWGEKPSSREDSTLADGLTLERPPRLRAMVEAVRATRGTVVVATNEEIRRAAARLRDYGVVAEPTSAAALAALEKLSAEEAVDEPLVVITGSGLKLIDELLELTNI
- the lysX gene encoding lysine biosynthesis protein LysX; the encoded protein is MRVLMVYDVARWEEKDIRKKCSEEGLELSLLALPLEPIELGRRVEADVALQRCVSFNRALSSTLALEASGMRVVNSSSALAAAEDKAWAHSLAARAGIRVPRAFIAYDYRSALRAADALGYPIVVKPLRGSWGRLVHMARDPEELRSIVEHRLLMGEHYKAMYVQEFIAKPGRDIRTFCLGGRVVAGIYRVSDHWVTNTARGGKAVPLTADPELEDLTVKACEALGVEFGGVDFVEDPARGYMLLEVNGVPEYRNTVRVTGVDVSRELARFLKEKIKR
- a CDS encoding M20/M25/M40 family metallo-hydrolase, whose amino-acid sequence is MVELLSVYSPTGHEAEAVSVFVDLARGLGLDAWVDEAGNGLAAPPLAERRASVLLAGHIDTIEGFVEPREEGGEVSGRGAVDAKGPLASMLTALALLAERDPALPVAVAALVDEEGESRGARSLAERRRVPPFVVIGEPTGATRVAIGYRGGAKLRVFCEGAGGHPASPWAGDSALDKLLAFVLRLRELSGRSAREVTAAVTVLVAGSDPRALPETAECVVDLRVPPGFSVEEAVARIESTLERDCRSGLISMERPFSVRPQDPVPRSLGRALLELGLKPAYALKAGTSDFNVLGPLTESIAAYGPGDPSLAHTSLEKVSVDELALAVEVYLRAVSYLLSSYRPSRAEKLG
- a CDS encoding aspartate aminotransferase family protein, coding for MLKVFRFYEYRGLELVRGYLHYVWDKDGRRYVDAHTGHGVAFLGHSNPKVVRALAQQMSQIMTVSPSFKAPIEDETIEVLDKIAPRSSNCVIFQNSGAEAVEVALKMAWAFTGRRRLVAFTGSFHGRTLGALSVTWEPKYRAGFPTLEDVTFIKYNSSPEEIRDVFPRDAAAVIVEPIQGEGGLSVGSRPFLKSIEEMARETGALLIVDEIQCGFGRAGVNWVHEELGLKPDVVLAGKAIGGGFPVSLVFTREDVASSLLDGRHGSTYASNPMALAAVKASVEVYLEESVPEKVSSVSGRLWSRLESRVRGLGPVRGLRGRGLMVGVELRYPPAKVMRCLQERGVLSLRAGASVLRLLPPYTIDAETVDEVVDKIAECVCAEHGC
- a CDS encoding ABC transporter permease — encoded protein: MSRLRELRRQARAALALGWLNGVVAARRNPLWVLSYLAPPLSLLMMIKIFAVEEALNYALIGGLLMTAASNGLGIMGDAVFYKNTVKLQDMLVASPMRPLSYVAGLVLSSLLFAIPGFAIFGALMVSRELVGLESAPSVLFATLLATASLACLGFTLATFVREERFVWPLLGILTFTLTILPPVYYPIDRLPWALRLASLLVPTSNAAALIHVEVGLVRPEELPVGEAAAWLVALVEAALLAAAATYRSRWREA